The Humulus lupulus chromosome 3, drHumLupu1.1, whole genome shotgun sequence genome window below encodes:
- the LOC133824503 gene encoding proteasome subunit alpha type-2-A, producing MGDSQYSFSLTTFSPSGKLVQIEHALTAVGSGQTSLGIKAANGVVIATEKKLPSILVDETSVQKIQSLTPNIGVVYSGMGPDFRVLVRKSRKQAEQYHGLYKEPIPVTQLVRETAAVMQEFTQSGGVRPFGVSLLVAGFDDNGPQLYQVDPSGSYFSWKASAMGKNVSNAKTFLEKRYTDDMELDDAVHTAILTLKEGFEGQISGKNIEIGIIGTDKKFRVLTPAEIDDYLAEVE from the exons ATGGGAGACAGCCAGTACTCATTTTCTCTCACTACGTTTAG CCCTTCAGGAAAGCTAGTACAGATCGAGCACGCCTTGACAGCGGTTGGCTCTGGCCAAACCTCCCTCGGAATCAAAG CTGCTAATGGGGTTGTGATCGCAACTGAGAAGAAGCTACCTTCAATATTGGTTGATGAGACTTCT GTCCAGAAAATACAGTCCCTTACACCAAATATTGGAGTCGTATACAG TGGTATGGGTCCTGATTTTCGAGTCTTGGTTCGGAAAAGCAGGAAGCAGGCTGAACAATATCATGGATTATACAAG GAACCTATACCTGTTACTCAACTTGTTAGGGAAACTGCAGCTGTGATGCAAGAGTTCACTCAATCTGG TGGTGTTAGGCCGTTTGGAGTATCTTTGCTTGTTGCTGGCTTTGATGACAATGGTCCTCAACTATACCAG GTGGATCCTTCAGGTTCATATTTCTCATGGAAGGCCTCTGCAATGGGAAAGAATGTTTCAAATGCAAAAACATTTCTTGAGAAGAG GTATACTGATGACATGGAGCTTGATGATGCTGTGCACACTGCTATTTTGACTTTGAAGGAAGG aTTTGAAGGACAAATCTCAGGCAAAAACATTGAGATTGGGATTATTGGAACTGACAAGAAATTCAG AGTGCTTACGCCAGCTGAAATCGACGATTATTTAGCTGAAGTGGAATGA